A section of the Phaseolus vulgaris cultivar G19833 chromosome 8, P. vulgaris v2.0, whole genome shotgun sequence genome encodes:
- the LOC137823609 gene encoding uncharacterized protein, which produces MGVGGTADFFYKEAQRLGYVARSAFKLLQIQKQHNIINRGATVLDLGCAPGGWLQVACQSLGPFNGGGSVLGVDTKKVKVPPLHCDSRVQTISADVTTLSHHRLRALSPKEKGFSVILSDMCPLVSGITTKDAALSFELGMRALDLALGNRVHVEPIDDDPSCSDDGQGVLRVGGHLIIKLLESEDAKEINQLSKPFFKKASWLRPKATRPSSREIYLICQGLKPDAKI; this is translated from the exons ATGGGTGTAGGTGGAACTGCAGATTTCTTCTACAAGGAGGCTCAACGGCTAGGCTACGTGGCTCGCTCCGCCTTCAAGCTTCTTCAGATTCAGAAGCAACACAACATAATCAACCGTGGCGCCACCGTTCTCGACCTCGGTTGCGCCCCCGGAGGGTGGCTCCAGGTGGCTTGTCAAAGCTTGGGTCCCTTCAACGGCGGCGGCTCCGTCCTCGGCGTCGACACCAAGAAAGTCAAGGTTCCCCCTCTTCACTGCGATTCTAGGGTTCAGACCATCTCTGCTGACGTCACCACCCTCTCTCACCACCGACTCAGAGCACTTTCtccaaaggaaaaagggttttcTGTGATACTCTCAGATATGTGTCCCTTAGTCTCCGGAATCACTACCAAAGACGCAGCCTTGTCGTTTGAGCTTGGGATGCGTGCCTTGGATTTGGCTCTCGGCAACAGAGTTCACGTGGAGCCAATTGACGATGACCCTTCTTGTTCAGATGACGGTCAAGGAGTTTTGAGGGTTGGTGGGCACCTTATTATCAAGCTTCTCGAGAGTGAAGATGCCAAAG AAATTAACCAGCTTTCTAAACCGTTCTTTAAGAAGGCATCATGGCTGAGACCTAAAGCTACAAGGCCTTCGTCAAGAGAGATTTATTTGATATGTCAAGGTTTAAAGCCAGATGCTAAGATATAG